The following coding sequences lie in one Sinorhizobium fredii USDA 257 genomic window:
- a CDS encoding SDR family NAD(P)-dependent oxidoreductase — protein sequence MTNWFITGISRGLGRALATAALARGDTVVGTARSGSFSLDHEFGTLHVLAVDLSVQGSAEASVTKAFELVGAVDVIVNNAGFGLLGAVENATDQEVQTLFAVDFFAPLRIIQTALPHLRKQGSGHIINITSIAGRAPTTGTAIYAAAKSALEGLSMGLALEVAPFGIKVTAVAPGAFRTEFLSPNSVLRSAAADAVYSETIGRSAAAFETADGHQVGDPELAAKAIIDLTDSDNPPLHLLLGSDALTRARAKLRRVIEEMDTWEPVTRSTDFRDDSGAS from the coding sequence ATGACGAACTGGTTTATCACAGGCATATCGCGCGGCCTCGGCCGGGCGCTGGCCACGGCGGCGTTGGCGCGGGGCGATACCGTCGTTGGAACTGCGCGCTCTGGGTCGTTTTCGCTCGACCACGAGTTCGGCACACTCCACGTCCTCGCGGTCGACCTGAGCGTGCAAGGGTCCGCCGAGGCGAGTGTCACGAAAGCGTTCGAGCTCGTTGGCGCGGTCGACGTCATCGTCAACAACGCTGGTTTTGGACTTCTCGGTGCGGTGGAGAACGCCACCGATCAGGAGGTCCAGACGCTTTTCGCCGTCGACTTCTTCGCGCCCCTCCGGATCATCCAAACGGCGTTGCCGCATCTGCGCAAGCAAGGCTCCGGACACATCATCAACATAACTTCGATCGCAGGGCGCGCGCCCACGACCGGGACGGCAATCTACGCAGCCGCCAAATCCGCACTCGAAGGTCTTTCGATGGGGTTGGCCCTGGAGGTCGCGCCGTTCGGCATCAAGGTTACGGCCGTCGCTCCGGGAGCGTTTCGGACCGAATTCCTCTCCCCGAATTCGGTCCTGCGAAGCGCGGCTGCGGATGCCGTCTATTCGGAGACCATCGGCCGAAGTGCCGCAGCATTCGAAACGGCGGACGGGCATCAAGTCGGCGATCCCGAACTCGCCGCGAAGGCGATCATCGACCTGACCGACAGTGACAACCCTCCACTGCATCTGCTCTTGGGAAGCGACGCTTTAACCCGCGCTCGGGCCAAATTGAGGCGGGTTATCGAGGAGATGGATACATGGGAGCCAGTGACACGCAGCACCGACTTCAGAGATGATTCCGGCGCTAGCTAG
- a CDS encoding dimethylsulfonioproprionate lyase family protein, with the protein MDARSPLVSNFIEAARAVFSSTKLDDHTASALSDVFETITSGRPISRAGRETFPVCALVEPRLDELERTDEGLRDVAQAMRPLLPHIGWKRRQPGKNASDNFMDGHATGMIIGPGGAEDREDVWIGMTIMGPNVRYPDHSHPPEEVYLALSNGAFRQGENEWFDPGIGGVFHNPPGIVHGMRSGDAPMLALWFLPIVPAPAWN; encoded by the coding sequence ATGGATGCTCGGTCGCCGCTGGTCAGCAACTTCATCGAGGCTGCCCGCGCCGTGTTTTCGTCCACAAAACTGGACGACCACACGGCGTCTGCCCTGAGCGACGTCTTCGAAACGATAACATCGGGCCGCCCCATTTCCCGCGCTGGAAGGGAGACGTTTCCAGTCTGTGCGCTCGTCGAACCGCGTCTCGATGAGCTCGAACGTACCGACGAGGGGCTTCGTGATGTAGCGCAGGCTATGCGGCCGCTGCTGCCTCACATCGGTTGGAAACGAAGACAGCCCGGGAAGAACGCGTCGGACAATTTCATGGACGGGCACGCCACCGGCATGATCATCGGACCCGGCGGCGCTGAGGATCGAGAGGACGTATGGATCGGCATGACAATCATGGGACCGAACGTCCGTTACCCCGACCATTCGCATCCCCCGGAAGAGGTCTACCTTGCTCTGTCGAACGGGGCGTTCCGGCAGGGTGAAAACGAATGGTTCGATCCGGGCATCGGTGGCGTCTTTCATAACCCGCCGGGCATAGTCCACGGCATGCGCTCGGGAGATGCGCCAATGCTGGCCCTCTGGTTTCTTCCGATCGTTCCGGCACCCGCATGGAATTGA
- a CDS encoding aldehyde dehydrogenase family protein produces the protein MRNELFIDGRWVKPISGGTFPIINPATEEVVHHGPAGTAEDVDLAVKAARKAFDHGPWPRMSGTERARYLRAIATGIRNRLTELARMETIDNGKPIPEAEWDIGDAAGCFDFYADLAEELDRNPEEPIAVSDARFTSKAVKEPVGVAGAIIPWNYPLLMAAWKVAPALAAGCTMVLKPAELTSITAMELGAIARAADLPPGVLNIVTGAGSVAGQALADHPDVDKLAFTGSVPVGSKIMQAAARDIKRVSLELGGKSPFLVFEDSDLDAAVEWVMFGIFWNQGEVCSATSRVFVQEGIYETFLERLVEETKKIKIGDGQEPGVLLGPLVSRRQMDQVLAAIDKARSDGAKIAVGGGRPAGFNKGFYVEPTVLVDVPLESDAWKEEIFGPVVCVRPFATENEAIALANDSKFGLAAAVMSTDDARADRVAAALRAGIVWINCSQPTFTEAPWGGYKQSGIGRELGRWGLDNYLETKQITRFVSEERWGWYIK, from the coding sequence ATGCGAAACGAACTCTTTATCGACGGCCGTTGGGTCAAGCCGATTAGCGGAGGCACCTTCCCCATCATAAATCCGGCAACTGAGGAGGTCGTGCATCATGGACCCGCCGGAACTGCTGAAGACGTTGACCTCGCAGTTAAAGCAGCGCGAAAGGCCTTCGATCACGGGCCATGGCCCAGAATGTCCGGAACCGAACGCGCCCGGTACCTGCGTGCGATTGCGACGGGTATCCGCAACAGGCTCACGGAGCTTGCCCGAATGGAGACCATCGACAACGGCAAGCCAATTCCCGAAGCCGAATGGGACATCGGCGACGCGGCAGGTTGCTTCGATTTTTACGCCGACCTTGCCGAAGAACTCGACCGGAATCCGGAAGAACCGATCGCAGTTTCCGACGCCCGCTTCACCTCGAAGGCAGTCAAGGAACCCGTGGGCGTGGCCGGAGCCATCATCCCGTGGAACTATCCGTTGCTCATGGCCGCTTGGAAGGTTGCGCCGGCGCTTGCGGCAGGCTGCACCATGGTTCTCAAACCCGCCGAATTGACGTCGATCACGGCGATGGAGCTCGGTGCGATCGCAAGGGCTGCAGACTTGCCGCCCGGAGTGCTCAATATAGTAACCGGAGCCGGATCGGTTGCCGGACAGGCGCTGGCCGATCACCCCGATGTCGACAAGCTCGCCTTCACCGGTTCCGTTCCCGTGGGCTCCAAAATCATGCAGGCCGCCGCCCGCGACATCAAACGCGTGAGCCTCGAGCTTGGCGGCAAGTCGCCGTTCCTCGTCTTCGAGGACTCCGATCTCGACGCGGCCGTCGAGTGGGTCATGTTCGGCATATTCTGGAACCAGGGTGAAGTCTGCTCGGCAACGTCGCGCGTGTTCGTCCAGGAAGGTATCTATGAAACGTTCCTCGAGCGCCTTGTCGAGGAGACGAAGAAGATCAAGATTGGCGACGGCCAAGAGCCAGGTGTGCTGCTCGGACCTTTGGTGTCTCGACGACAGATGGATCAGGTCCTCGCCGCCATCGACAAGGCTCGCTCCGACGGCGCTAAAATTGCTGTCGGCGGCGGCAGGCCCGCGGGATTCAACAAGGGCTTCTATGTCGAGCCGACGGTGTTGGTCGACGTCCCGCTGGAAAGCGACGCCTGGAAGGAAGAGATATTCGGCCCGGTTGTCTGCGTGCGGCCGTTCGCGACCGAAAACGAGGCAATCGCATTGGCAAACGACAGCAAGTTCGGTCTCGCGGCGGCCGTGATGTCGACGGACGACGCACGCGCTGACCGGGTTGCCGCGGCGCTGCGCGCCGGCATCGTCTGGATCAACTGCTCGCAGCCGACGTTCACAGAAGCGCCATGGGGCGGCTACAAACAGTCCGGCATCGGCAGAGAGCTCGGCCGCTGGGGTCTCGATAACTATCTCGAAACCAAGCAGATCACTCGCTTCGTCAGCGAGGAACGGTGGGGCTGGTACATCAAGTGA
- a CDS encoding GlxA family transcriptional regulator: MLSMVRRRFSIFLTDGFSLMAFTSLTTPLRIANDVLGYQAYSWNIVSHDGRPVRSSCGVSLSAECDLDCARNTKAIDHARFLALLPGDKHEVFPARLISWVREAVSRGVSVAGVGRGALVLAEHGLLDGRRCAVHWSVFAPSIENFPQVVFSRAYYEIDGLIHTCAGEAAAFDLVLEIIKQDFGQELIDSINEIALQGRPRSRTDRQAMALHMRLERMSSPLLAVVKLMERTVSAPLTMEALAASSGMSRRRLQRLFQQHLGTTPRSFYRQLRIERAQALLENSTLPVIDVAMASGFVSQSHFTKVYKAFTGCTPQETRTARKREGGLVGSYRERAIVMSAFA, translated from the coding sequence ATGCTCTCGATGGTGCGGCGGCGTTTCAGCATATTCCTTACGGATGGCTTCTCTCTGATGGCCTTCACTTCGTTGACCACTCCCCTAAGGATTGCGAACGATGTTTTGGGATACCAAGCCTATTCCTGGAATATAGTCAGCCACGACGGTCGACCAGTTCGATCGAGCTGCGGCGTCAGCCTGTCCGCCGAATGCGACCTCGATTGCGCAAGGAATACCAAGGCGATTGATCACGCCCGCTTTTTGGCATTGCTGCCCGGGGACAAACACGAGGTGTTTCCGGCTCGGTTGATTTCATGGGTTAGGGAGGCCGTGTCGCGGGGCGTTTCCGTCGCGGGCGTTGGTCGCGGGGCATTGGTTCTTGCGGAGCATGGCCTCCTCGACGGGCGTCGTTGTGCGGTTCACTGGAGTGTGTTCGCGCCGAGCATCGAGAACTTCCCGCAAGTCGTCTTTTCAAGGGCCTACTACGAAATCGACGGTCTCATCCACACTTGTGCCGGCGAGGCGGCAGCGTTTGATCTGGTGTTGGAAATCATCAAGCAGGACTTCGGCCAGGAGCTCATAGACTCGATCAATGAGATCGCGCTGCAAGGAAGGCCGCGAAGCCGAACGGACCGCCAAGCGATGGCGCTGCATATGCGCCTCGAAAGAATGTCCTCCCCGTTACTTGCGGTCGTCAAACTCATGGAGCGAACAGTTTCCGCCCCCCTGACGATGGAGGCCCTTGCCGCGTCCTCTGGCATGTCGCGCCGCCGTCTCCAGCGGTTGTTCCAGCAGCATCTTGGCACGACGCCACGCAGCTTTTATCGTCAACTTCGGATCGAGCGCGCGCAGGCCCTCCTTGAGAATTCCACGCTTCCCGTCATTGATGTCGCGATGGCGTCGGGTTTCGTCAGCCAATCCCACTTCACCAAGGTCTATAAGGCTTTCACGGGCTGCACGCCCCAAGAAACCCGGACGGCCCGGAAACGTGAAGGAGGACTGGTCGGTTCATATCGCGAGCGAGCGATAGTGATGTCCGCGTTCGCCTAG
- a CDS encoding Zn-dependent hydrolase, whose amino-acid sequence MTLEVTTNAQRLLQRLDDFARIGGTPAGGVNRQALSEEDRQSRRLLAELARARGFRVFQDPMANLFIRREGRLADRPPFVIGSHLDSQPTGGRFDGALGTLSAFEVIESLEDAGIETDLPLEVVAWTNEEGSRFAPGTMGSMAFAAGAIPGAWSHLRGRDGALFAAELKATLDALPEAKMRPLGFRMSGYLELHIEQGPSLEREGIPIGIVHGVQGTRWLEITITGQAAHAGTTALGFRHDPMAAAVAALDILFKSIMPGDERARFTVGRFAVEPGSVNAIPGSVVFTVDLRHPEPSVIDALEAKIRSTCPTAAGAHGCDAAFRRFFEMPPATFSQDLLDCLGRAAATLRLPAKRMISGAFHDALFVNRVAPAAMIFVPCRDGLSHNEAEYVEPADAATGAQMLLASTLEAMREIASAESR is encoded by the coding sequence ATGACATTGGAGGTCACGACGAACGCTCAGCGTCTCCTGCAGCGGCTTGACGACTTCGCCCGGATCGGCGGGACGCCCGCTGGCGGCGTCAACCGTCAGGCTCTGTCGGAGGAAGACAGGCAGTCGCGTCGCCTGCTTGCCGAACTCGCACGCGCCCGCGGCTTTCGCGTATTTCAGGATCCGATGGCAAACCTCTTCATCCGTCGCGAGGGCCGCCTCGCCGACCGGCCGCCCTTCGTCATCGGCAGCCATCTCGACAGCCAGCCGACGGGCGGCCGCTTCGACGGGGCGCTCGGCACTTTGAGCGCCTTCGAGGTCATCGAGAGCTTGGAGGATGCGGGCATTGAGACCGATCTCCCCCTCGAGGTCGTGGCATGGACCAATGAGGAAGGCAGCCGGTTCGCTCCCGGTACAATGGGCTCCATGGCCTTCGCGGCAGGCGCGATACCCGGGGCTTGGTCGCATCTTCGCGGCAGGGACGGAGCACTCTTCGCCGCCGAGCTCAAGGCCACGCTCGACGCACTGCCGGAGGCCAAGATGCGGCCGCTCGGTTTCCGGATGTCGGGCTATCTCGAGCTGCATATCGAACAGGGACCTTCGCTAGAACGGGAAGGCATACCGATCGGCATCGTTCATGGCGTCCAGGGGACACGGTGGCTCGAGATCACGATCACCGGCCAGGCGGCGCATGCCGGGACGACGGCACTCGGCTTTCGCCACGACCCGATGGCGGCTGCCGTCGCAGCGCTCGACATTCTGTTCAAGAGCATCATGCCGGGGGACGAACGGGCTCGCTTCACCGTCGGCCGCTTTGCGGTGGAGCCCGGATCGGTAAACGCGATCCCTGGCTCAGTCGTATTCACGGTCGACCTACGGCACCCGGAACCTTCGGTAATCGATGCGCTTGAAGCGAAAATCCGCAGCACCTGCCCAACCGCCGCTGGGGCTCACGGTTGCGACGCCGCGTTCCGCCGGTTCTTCGAGATGCCGCCAGCCACGTTCTCGCAAGACCTCCTCGACTGCCTCGGCCGGGCTGCGGCGACGCTGCGGCTTCCCGCCAAGCGCATGATTTCCGGAGCTTTTCACGACGCCCTGTTCGTCAATCGCGTGGCTCCGGCCGCAATGATCTTTGTGCCTTGTCGCGACGGCCTCAGCCACAACGAGGCGGAATATGTCGAGCCAGCCGACGCGGCCACCGGCGCGCAAATGTTGCTTGCCTCGACTTTGGAGGCAATGCGTGAGATCGCATCGGCGGAAAGCCGTTGA
- a CDS encoding TenA family protein — MLDENAAVFRAMVNHRFVEDIKTNRLSGEVFDRYLVFEGAFVDTAIAIFAYGGAKAETIEQKRWLIAVLDALANRQIAYFEKTFAERGIDPAGYDLNHPAVEAFRNGMLEIAREGAFLDIIAAMFAAEWMYCTWSKAAAGSVTGNPLLKEWVAMHADDEFAAQASWLKDELDKAGATLSAGQRARLSGIFGRVQRLEIAFHDAPYEARPGDSA, encoded by the coding sequence ATGCTCGACGAAAACGCGGCCGTATTCCGGGCCATGGTGAACCACCGCTTCGTGGAGGATATCAAGACCAATCGACTGAGCGGCGAGGTCTTCGATCGCTATCTCGTCTTCGAAGGCGCATTCGTTGACACCGCCATTGCGATCTTCGCCTATGGCGGGGCGAAGGCCGAGACGATCGAGCAGAAACGCTGGCTCATTGCCGTGCTCGATGCGCTCGCCAACCGGCAGATCGCCTATTTCGAGAAGACCTTTGCCGAGCGCGGCATCGACCCGGCGGGCTATGATCTTAACCATCCTGCGGTCGAAGCATTCCGAAACGGCATGCTGGAAATCGCGCGCGAGGGCGCATTCCTCGACATCATCGCAGCCATGTTCGCGGCCGAATGGATGTACTGTACCTGGTCGAAAGCGGCGGCAGGCAGCGTGACCGGCAACCCGCTGCTCAAGGAATGGGTCGCCATGCATGCGGATGATGAATTCGCCGCTCAGGCCAGCTGGCTGAAAGACGAACTCGACAAGGCGGGTGCCACATTGAGTGCCGGGCAGCGTGCGCGGCTCAGCGGCATCTTCGGCCGCGTGCAGCGGCTCGAGATCGCCTTCCACGACGCGCCCTATGAAGCAAGACCGGGGGATTCCGCATGA
- a CDS encoding BtpA/SgcQ family protein, translated as MQEISDKSSSAIREIFGTDKVLIGMIHCPAFPGAPRYRGAAMSEIYDTCMRDAAALIEGGMHGLIVENHGDIPFSKPEDIGHETAAFMSVVTDRIASAVGVPLGINVLANAPIPAFAIAMAGGAKFIRVNQWANAYVANEGFMEGRAPEAMRYRSLLRAEHIKVFADSHVKHGSHAIVADRSIEELTRDLAFFNADVVIATGQRTGNAASIGEIEEIGSATHLPLLVGSGVTKDNVVEILRRTNGVIVASSLKHCGVWWKPVDIDRVRALRAAAAPVLET; from the coding sequence ATGCAGGAAATATCCGACAAATCATCAAGCGCCATAAGGGAAATATTTGGAACAGACAAGGTGCTCATCGGCATGATCCATTGCCCCGCCTTCCCCGGGGCGCCGCGCTACCGCGGCGCGGCAATGTCTGAGATTTATGACACGTGCATGCGCGACGCCGCGGCGTTGATAGAAGGCGGCATGCATGGGCTGATCGTCGAAAACCATGGCGACATACCGTTCTCCAAACCGGAGGATATCGGCCATGAGACCGCAGCCTTCATGTCCGTGGTCACGGATCGTATCGCCAGCGCCGTCGGCGTGCCGCTCGGCATCAACGTGCTCGCCAATGCCCCGATTCCGGCCTTCGCGATCGCAATGGCGGGCGGCGCCAAATTCATCCGGGTCAATCAGTGGGCGAACGCCTATGTCGCCAATGAAGGCTTCATGGAAGGACGCGCGCCCGAGGCGATGCGTTATCGGTCGCTGCTGCGCGCCGAGCACATCAAGGTTTTTGCCGACAGCCACGTGAAGCACGGCAGCCACGCGATCGTCGCCGACCGCTCGATCGAAGAGCTGACCCGCGATCTCGCCTTCTTCAACGCCGATGTGGTGATCGCTACCGGACAGCGCACCGGCAATGCTGCCTCGATTGGAGAGATCGAGGAAATCGGTTCGGCGACCCACTTGCCGCTTCTCGTCGGCTCGGGCGTGACGAAGGACAATGTCGTCGAAATCCTGAGGCGCACCAACGGTGTAATCGTCGCCTCCTCGCTGAAACATTGCGGGGTGTGGTGGAAGCCTGTCGATATCGATCGCGTGCGGGCCTTGCGGGCCGCGGCAGCCCCAGTCCTGGAGACGTGA
- a CDS encoding ribokinase, whose protein sequence is MRAYVIGNVTIDETIAVSEMPAAGASVLGRQRSRDLGGKGANQAVIMARCGLPTTLVAAIGEGFRADAIREHLAEEPVVNHLIALPGRSTDFSVVLTTPDGENLNVTTTDAAQNLPLAEAVAGLADAGPGDLAVLQGNLTDETTRGVLEAASSRGMITVFNPSPLRSFFCGLWPFIDIAFLNEGEALALTGTSGEEACRRLLATGVREVVLTFGGNGAMLASGDAMIRVPSVPCTVVDTTGAGDTFMAVALASAALRGSRLDRTAIEHAARAAAITVSRPGTRSAFPTRSQLAAIFAVG, encoded by the coding sequence ATGCGCGCTTACGTCATCGGCAATGTCACTATCGACGAAACCATTGCCGTATCTGAAATGCCGGCCGCCGGGGCCTCCGTGCTCGGCCGTCAACGCTCCCGCGACCTCGGGGGGAAGGGGGCGAACCAGGCCGTCATCATGGCGCGTTGCGGCCTCCCGACAACACTTGTTGCTGCGATCGGCGAAGGGTTCCGCGCGGATGCGATCCGCGAACATCTCGCCGAAGAACCGGTCGTCAACCACCTCATTGCACTCCCCGGCAGATCCACCGATTTCTCGGTCGTCCTGACCACACCCGACGGCGAGAATCTGAACGTCACCACGACGGATGCCGCCCAGAACCTGCCGCTGGCAGAGGCGGTTGCCGGCCTCGCCGACGCCGGCCCTGGCGACCTTGCGGTGCTGCAGGGCAATCTCACAGATGAAACGACCCGCGGTGTTCTCGAAGCGGCCAGCTCCCGCGGCATGATCACCGTCTTCAATCCATCTCCTCTCCGCTCCTTCTTCTGCGGCCTTTGGCCGTTCATCGACATTGCCTTTCTCAACGAAGGTGAGGCCCTGGCGCTTACCGGCACAAGCGGCGAAGAGGCCTGCCGCAGGCTGCTTGCGACCGGCGTTCGCGAAGTCGTACTTACCTTCGGCGGCAACGGCGCCATGCTCGCGAGCGGGGACGCCATGATCCGTGTTCCCTCCGTCCCATGCACCGTCGTCGACACCACCGGCGCGGGCGACACGTTCATGGCAGTCGCCCTTGCCTCCGCTGCACTTCGCGGCAGCCGGCTTGATCGAACAGCGATCGAACACGCGGCCCGGGCCGCCGCCATCACCGTCAGCCGCCCGGGCACGCGCTCGGCCTTTCCGACGAGAAGCCAGCTTGCGGCAATCTTCGCCGTCGGTTGA
- a CDS encoding glutamine amidotransferase, translating to MTKKVLLVGESWVSSATHYKGFDQFGSVTFHLGAEPLVKALAGSAFELTYMTAHEAVDKFPYEMADLDAFDAIILSDIGANSLLLPPEVWLHSRTVPNRLKLIKAWVEKGGALLMVGGYFSFQGIDGKARWRRTPVEDALPVTCLPYDDRVEIPEGAVADIIKPEHPVMAGLTGNWPLLLGVNEVGVRDGAEVIARLPEDQGGHPLLVLGSYGKGRTAAWTSDIGPHWLSPAFCEWEGYGRLWKNILGWMTEGGR from the coding sequence ATGACAAAGAAAGTACTCCTCGTCGGCGAAAGCTGGGTCAGCTCCGCCACGCACTACAAGGGCTTTGACCAGTTCGGCAGCGTCACCTTCCACCTCGGCGCCGAGCCGCTAGTCAAGGCGCTTGCCGGCAGCGCATTCGAGCTGACCTACATGACCGCGCACGAGGCCGTGGACAAGTTCCCATACGAGATGGCGGACCTCGACGCCTTCGACGCAATAATTCTTTCCGATATCGGCGCCAACTCGCTCCTTCTACCGCCGGAGGTGTGGCTGCATTCTCGCACCGTGCCCAACCGCTTGAAGCTCATCAAAGCCTGGGTGGAAAAGGGCGGCGCGCTATTGATGGTAGGCGGCTACTTCTCCTTCCAGGGCATCGACGGAAAGGCCCGCTGGCGGCGGACACCCGTTGAAGACGCACTGCCCGTTACCTGCCTGCCCTATGATGATCGCGTCGAGATCCCGGAGGGCGCAGTCGCCGACATAATCAAGCCGGAGCACCCGGTAATGGCCGGACTTACGGGCAATTGGCCGTTGCTCCTCGGCGTTAATGAGGTGGGGGTTCGCGACGGCGCTGAAGTGATTGCCCGCCTTCCGGAAGACCAAGGCGGCCATCCCTTGCTCGTTCTCGGCAGCTACGGCAAGGGCCGCACCGCTGCCTGGACCTCGGATATCGGTCCGCACTGGCTGTCACCGGCCTTCTGCGAATGGGAAGGCTACGGCCGTCTGTGGAAGAATATTCTTGGCTGGATGACGGAGGGCGGGCGCTGA
- a CDS encoding phosphotriesterase family protein, whose amino-acid sequence MGRELSEGHVRSGQVMTVTGLIAAEALGVTLMHEHVLNDCRCWWHAPKTKERQYLAEGLVCMEILGELRQDPFVNKHNIALDDEPLAITELKAFAAAGGQTVVEPTCRGIGRNPLALRRIAQATGLNIVMGAGYYLASSHPADVAEMSPDEIADEIVHEAVDGAEGTDVRIGLIGEIGVSADFTSSEEKSLRGAARAQVRTGLPLMVHLPGWFRLGHRVLDIIAEEGADLRHTVLCHMNPSHDDFIYQSELASRGAFIEYDMIGMDFFYSDQQVQCPSDEEAARAIVRLVEAGYLDRILLSHDVFLKMMLTHYGGNGYAHVLRHFLPRLKRHGLEEPVLDRMIRGNPRSVFQAGVWASPRQNAIQERR is encoded by the coding sequence ATGGGCCGCGAACTGTCAGAAGGGCATGTCCGCTCCGGTCAGGTCATGACCGTGACCGGGCTCATTGCCGCCGAGGCGCTTGGCGTTACGCTGATGCATGAGCATGTCCTCAATGATTGCCGTTGCTGGTGGCATGCGCCGAAGACCAAGGAGCGGCAGTATCTGGCCGAAGGGCTCGTCTGCATGGAGATCCTTGGCGAGCTGAGGCAGGACCCGTTCGTCAACAAGCACAATATCGCGCTGGACGACGAACCGCTGGCGATTACCGAACTCAAGGCATTCGCTGCCGCCGGCGGCCAGACCGTGGTCGAGCCGACCTGCCGGGGCATCGGCCGCAATCCGTTGGCGCTCCGGCGGATCGCCCAGGCGACCGGGCTGAATATCGTGATGGGGGCCGGCTATTACCTCGCCTCCTCGCATCCGGCGGACGTTGCCGAAATGAGTCCCGACGAAATCGCTGACGAGATCGTCCACGAGGCCGTCGATGGTGCGGAGGGCACCGACGTCAGGATCGGCCTCATCGGCGAGATTGGCGTCTCGGCCGATTTCACCTCATCCGAGGAGAAATCACTGCGTGGTGCTGCGCGGGCGCAGGTGAGAACCGGCCTGCCGCTGATGGTGCATCTGCCGGGCTGGTTTCGACTCGGGCATCGCGTGCTCGATATCATCGCCGAGGAAGGCGCCGACCTGCGCCACACGGTGCTCTGCCACATGAACCCGTCGCACGACGATTTCATCTATCAGAGTGAGCTCGCCTCCCGTGGTGCTTTCATCGAGTACGACATGATCGGCATGGATTTCTTCTACTCCGACCAGCAGGTCCAGTGCCCGAGCGACGAGGAGGCGGCGCGCGCCATCGTCAGGCTGGTGGAGGCCGGTTATCTCGACCGAATCCTGCTGTCGCACGACGTCTTCCTCAAGATGATGCTGACGCATTATGGCGGCAACGGCTACGCCCATGTGCTGCGCCATTTTCTGCCGCGCCTGAAGCGCCATGGGCTCGAGGAGCCAGTTCTCGATCGGATGATACGGGGAAATCCCCGCTCGGTATTCCAGGCCGGAGTTTGGGCATCGCCCCGCCAAAACGCAATTCAAGAGAGACGATAG
- a CDS encoding ABC transporter permease: MTTYTERAKGSLAADFFAEHAQVLSIAFFFFACVVFFTATTDTFMTLGNILNVIRQAAPILIVAVAMTFVIVTGGIDLSVGSQVALVNAVAAIILAMGYPWPLVVFVMLAFGALLGFVQGWFTAYQGIPAFIVTLAGLSILRGFALYLTQGYSIPIKDAPGFFALGRGEWLGIPVPALIAIAVAVIGYVVIRSTKYGRQVVAVGSNMEAARRVGMPANWITASVYLVSGVACALAGLLIAARLGSGSSNAAVGFELQVIAAVVLGGTSLMGGRGTILGTILGTLTIAVIGNGLILMHISPFFTQIVTGAIILIAIWLNTRIFTTSFRFGAARKK, translated from the coding sequence ATGACGACCTATACCGAACGCGCCAAGGGCTCGCTGGCCGCCGATTTCTTCGCCGAGCACGCGCAGGTCCTTTCAATCGCCTTCTTCTTCTTCGCCTGTGTCGTGTTCTTCACTGCCACGACCGACACGTTCATGACGCTCGGCAATATCCTGAACGTCATCCGTCAGGCAGCACCCATCCTGATTGTCGCGGTCGCCATGACCTTCGTGATCGTCACCGGCGGCATCGACCTTTCGGTCGGCTCGCAAGTTGCGCTCGTCAATGCCGTGGCGGCGATCATTCTCGCCATGGGATATCCCTGGCCGCTCGTCGTTTTTGTTATGCTTGCCTTTGGTGCGCTTCTCGGCTTCGTTCAAGGCTGGTTTACGGCCTATCAGGGCATTCCAGCCTTTATCGTCACGCTTGCAGGGCTTTCGATTCTGCGCGGGTTCGCCCTTTATCTGACCCAGGGCTATTCTATTCCGATCAAGGATGCGCCGGGCTTTTTCGCGCTTGGACGCGGTGAATGGCTTGGCATTCCGGTGCCGGCGCTGATCGCGATTGCGGTGGCCGTCATCGGTTACGTGGTGATCCGCTCGACCAAATACGGCCGCCAAGTGGTGGCCGTCGGCTCTAACATGGAGGCGGCACGGCGGGTCGGCATGCCTGCGAACTGGATCACCGCTTCGGTCTACCTGGTCTCCGGCGTCGCCTGCGCGCTAGCTGGCCTGTTGATCGCGGCCCGCCTCGGGTCAGGTTCTTCGAATGCCGCAGTCGGCTTCGAGCTTCAGGTGATCGCGGCGGTCGTGCTCGGCGGCACCTCGCTCATGGGTGGCCGTGGCACCATTCTCGGCACCATCCTCGGCACGCTGACGATTGCCGTCATCGGCAATGGTCTGATCCTCATGCATATTTCGCCGTTCTTCACGCAGATCGTCACCGGCGCCATCATCCTGATTGCGATTTGGCTCAACACACGCATCTTCACCACCAGCTTCCGCTTCGGCGCGGCCAGAAAGAAGTGA